In Candidatus Nanopelagicales bacterium, one genomic interval encodes:
- a CDS encoding L-threonylcarbamoyladenylate synthase has protein sequence MARYVEVHPVDPQPRAIRAVADLVRSGGLVVYPTDSGFALGCRVGNADALQRIRRIRGLDERHHFTLVCSDLAQLGPLVRISTSAFRAVKSCTPGGYTFILPGTREVPRRLLHPRKHTVGVRIPDHPAAQALLAELGEPLVSSTLLLPGEDDPLTDGWAVKERLDHDVDAVLDSGECGSLPTTVVDWSGDEPVVVRRGSGDPTRFE, from the coding sequence GTGGCCCGCTACGTCGAGGTGCACCCGGTGGACCCGCAGCCGCGGGCGATCCGGGCCGTGGCCGACCTGGTGCGCTCGGGCGGCCTGGTCGTGTACCCGACAGACTCGGGCTTCGCGCTGGGGTGCCGGGTCGGCAACGCCGATGCGCTGCAACGCATCCGGCGCATCCGCGGCCTGGACGAGCGGCACCACTTCACCCTGGTGTGCAGCGACCTGGCCCAACTAGGCCCGCTGGTGCGGATCAGCACGTCGGCGTTCCGGGCGGTGAAGTCGTGCACGCCGGGCGGCTACACGTTCATCCTGCCCGGCACCCGCGAGGTACCGCGTCGGCTGCTGCACCCGCGCAAGCACACCGTCGGCGTACGCATCCCCGACCACCCGGCGGCGCAGGCCCTGCTCGCCGAGCTGGGGGAGCCGCTGGTGTCGAGCACGCTGCTGCTGCCGGGGGAGGACGACCCGCTCACCGACGGGTGGGCGGTCAAGGAGCGGCTGGACCACGACGTCGATGCGGTCCTCGACTCGGGGGAGTGCGGGTCGCTGCCGACGACGGTCGTGGACTGGTCCGGGGACGAGCCCGTCGTCGTCCGGCGCGGCAGCGGCGACCCGACCCGGTTCGAGTAG